One window from the genome of Crassostrea angulata isolate pt1a10 chromosome 2, ASM2561291v2, whole genome shotgun sequence encodes:
- the LOC128172866 gene encoding uncharacterized protein LOC128172866 yields MSNSKFQLTGENTNLARVAQMILGPCTNVLRDVLRKEISPSDLEKKVRAYISMKKKSLINKHQEALVYGHDYSKFDVTLLYFLLRNMCSIQPHSNKWGKNPRAGDGSVSANIERIRLLRNEYGHNSETSISDTDFIKNYQYIKDTVQELEMYLGTSTKYQDEVKELETCPMDPTQSEKNIKELLDLHEKFKDISEDVKEMKNTVLPWNIKVIYGNDVLKWKEDDRSFVETHNFHAMINKVRQQSFVMFVGVPGSGKTASVRHTALLLQEKDGYEILPTKDIKDIETYCDPRNPQVFVIDDVLGVFGFDMKELEKLTMYKDRLNEPTMPETKVLMTCREVVFKHEALSGSFLSNEKHVVQLHSKENALNDQDKYDLFAKYYLDTDLLSTDTMSKISKSFPYLCKLFSRKEELRHYGPQFFISPVPCYMELLDNMKIRNKVHYASLVLLMTNQNSLSEKDFNNESSKHFDEMKFKVLKRCKVDPVTCRFLFTDALTEMVGTYTEQRQSKFKFIHDSMLEIVAYHFGRHSPELILQYMDSDYIANYIKPDKYKCRKRKGEEEEDNLEQTVNAKEDSNTVAENKNVHDLCIKLQESQYHLLADRLFKDIHKGELFNVFENEALKHPLVLQNFLDVMKCKPYSELFTVFLSELKEEHIKQAKTSKKHFFSSKSYNLLMNSRWIGEDDFPYTCARAIDWVIFYGHNQILQFIIDQIIKHTETVNDLFQTPFNIRSDDCCTSVDNTDCIKRNESDINENSARRCDVSDDDSWSDLCSETDVMDKYFGTEDVIVEQRRLLNLSCYSGDLLTFQNLLPYYDKNVLFSESWRVPELLHDDDNDDWNIFDPPMVVASKTGHLNILLELLNLGAYANDNSYCDKSLVVACSKGYLDLVIELLKHKANVNITNSNMTPLIVACLYGYSDIVLELIKHGADVNITVFGNSPLIAACSGGNIVVVLELIKQGADVNITVSDCSPLIIACSEGHFDIVLELLKHGADANITVSDNSPLVAACSIHFFFQGEEFVTTRYRCRYRMFLG; encoded by the exons ATGTCTAATTCAAAGTTCCAACTAACTGGAGAGAACACTAATCTGGCCCGTGTGGCCCAGATGATATTGGGTCCATGCACTAACGTACTACGTGATGTTCTAAGGAAGGAGATCTCCCCGTCCGATTTGGAGAAAAAAGTCAGAGCTTATATTTCTATGAAAAAGAAATCTCTCATCAACAAACACCAGGAGGCACTTGTATACGGTCACGATTACTCAAAATTTGATGTTACATTGCTGTACTTCCTATTACGGAATATGTGCTCAATTCAACCGCATTCAAACAAATGGGGAAAGAACCCAAGAGCGGGAGATGGAAGTGTGTCAGCAAACATTGAACGAATTCGACTGTTAAGAAATGAATATGGACACAATTCGGAAACATCTATCTCCGACACAGACTTTATAAAAAACTACCAATATATTAAGGACACTGTTCAGGAGTTGGAGATGTACTTAGGTACCTCCACTAAATACCAGGACGAGGTGAAGGAACTGGAAACTTGTCCCATGGATCCTACACAAAGcgagaaaaatataaaagaactACTTGACCTccatgaaaaattcaaagatatttcAG aAGATGTCAAAGAAATGAAGAACACAGTTCTTCCTTGGAATATAAAAG ttataTATGGAAACGACGTCCTTAAATGGAAAGAGGACGACAGGTCCTTTGTGGAAACTCACAACTTTCATGCAATGATAAACAAAGTTAGACAACAGTCGTTCGTGATGTTTGTTGGTGTCCCTGGCTCAGGAAAAACGGCTTCAGTCCGCCATACCGCCCTTCTACTGCAAGAGAAAGATGGGTATGAAATATTACCAACCAAAGATATAAAGGACATTGAAACGTATTGTGACCCTCGCAATCCACAGGTGTTTGTTATTGATGATGTCCTAGGTGTGTTTGGGTTTGACATGAAGGAACTTGAGAAGCTCACCATGTATAAAGATAGATTAAATGAACCTACAATGCCAGAGACCAAGGTTCTTATGACATGCCGGGAGGTAGTTTTCAAACATGAAGCTTTATCAGGATCCTTTCTGTCAAATGAAAAACATGTAGTTCAGTTACACAGTAAAGAAAATGCTTTAAATGACCAAgataaatatgatttatttgcaaaatactACTTAGATACAGATTTGTTATCAACAGACACTATGTCAAAAATATCGAAAAGTTTTCCTTATCTATGCAAATTGTTTTCAAGAAAGGAAGAGTTAAGACATTATGGACCACAGTTTTTTATTTCACCTGTTCCATGTTACATGGAGCTTCTGGACAAcatgaaaataagaaacaaGGTTCATTATGCttcattagttttattaatgaccaatcaaaattcattgtcagaaaaagattttaacaacGAAAGCTCAAAgcattttgatgaaatgaagTTCAAGGTTTTAAAGAGATGCAAAGTTGACCCTGTGACCTGTAGGTTTTTGTTTACTGATGCATTGACTGAAATGGTAGGGACTTACACCGAGCAACGTCAAAGTAAGTTTAAATTTATTCACGATTCCATGCTTGAAATAGTTGCCTATCATTTTGGTCGCCACTCTCCAGAGCTAATTTTGCAATATATGGATAGTGATTACATTGctaattatatcaaaccagacAAATACAAATGTAGGAAACGTAAAGgcgaagaagaagaagataatTTAGAACAAACAGTCAATGCGAAGGAAGACAGTAATACCGTTGccgaaaataaaaatgtgcatgATTTGTGTATAAAACTGCAAGAGTCCCAGTACCATTTACTTGCTGATCGTTTgtttaaagatatacataaaggcgagttgtttaatgtttttgaaaacgAAGCATTAAAACATCCGTTGGTACTTCAGAACTTTTTAGATGTGATGAAATGTAAGCCTTATTCGGAGTTGTTCACAGTATTTCTGTCAGAGTTAAAGGAAGAACACAttaaacaagcaaaaacatctaaaaaacattttttctccaGCAAAAGCTATAATCTGCTCATGAATTCAAGATGGATTGGCGAAGATGATTTTCCTTATACGTGTGCTCGTGCGATTGACTGGGTTATATTTTATGGACACAATCAAATTTTACAGTTCATCATAGATCAGATCATTAAACACACAGAAACGGTCAATGACCTATTTCAAACTCCCTTTAACATTCGATCGGATGATTGTTGTACTTCTGTAGATAATACAGATTGTATCAAAAGAAATGAGTCAGATATCAATGAAAATAGTGCAAGAAGATGTGATGTGTCAGATGATGATTCTTGGTCCGATTTATGCTCCGAAACAGATGTCATGGACAAATATTTTGGGACCGAAGACGTCATTGTTGAGCAACGCCGCCTACTAAATCTTAGTTGTTATAGTGGTGACCTTcttactttccaaaatttacttccatattatgataaaaatgttcttttttctGAATCATGGCGGGTACCCGAACTGTTACacgatgatgataatgatgattgGAATATTTTTGACCCCCCAATGGTTGTTGCAAGTAAAACAGGACATTTGAATATACTTCTGGAACTGTTAAACCTTGGTGCATATGCCAATGACAACAGTTATTGTGATAAATCACTGGTTGTTGCATGTTCAAAAGGATATTTAGATTTAGTAattgaattgttaaaacataaaGCAAATGTCAATATTACAAATTCTAATATGACACCACTCATTGTGGCGTGTTTATACGGGTATTCTGATATAGTACTTGAATTGATAAAACACGGAGCAGATGTCAACATTACAGTTTTTGGTAATTCACCCCTTATTGCTGCTTGTTCAGGCGGAAATATAGTTGTTGTACTTGAATTGATAAAACAAGGAGCAGATGTCAATATCACAGTTTCTGATTGTTCACCACTTATAATTGCATGTTCAGAAGGACATTTTGATATTGTTcttgaattgttaaaacatggagCAGATGCCAATATCACAGTTTCTGATAATTCACCCCTTGTTGCTGCGTGTtcgatacattttttttttcaaggggaAGAATTTGTTACGACAAGGTACAGGTGTCGATACCGGATGTTTCTTGGATGA